A window of Notolabrus celidotus isolate fNotCel1 chromosome 11, fNotCel1.pri, whole genome shotgun sequence contains these coding sequences:
- the LOC117821572 gene encoding protein-serine O-palmitoleoyltransferase porcupine-like isoform X1, protein MGTADTSNLDMGGFSRQKFFQELAHGCLLPTAQQGLEQVWQLLVICLLCRLLWMLGLPSFVKHLGTVAGGFYTLYLFFELHMIWVVLLSLLCYLFLFLCRHSTIRGTFLSITVLIYLLLGEMHMMDTTNWHKMRGSQMVVAMKAISLAFDLDRGVVTSVPSPIEFMGYIYFVGTVIFGPWISFNSYKEALEGRKLSLSWLLKVSVSWVKSQVCLVISNCVAPYLFPYFIPVYGDKLLRSKKRRKIRGTPAKWLLAYENTMSFHFSNYFVGYLSETTTTLAGAGFTEEKDNLKWDLTVSKPLSIEFPRSMVEVVTSWNQPMSSFLHTYVFKSALKFGTFTAIMVTYTASALLHGLSFHLGAVLLSLGFITYVEHVLRKRLAAIFNACVLSKKCQPNCSHQNKKKLWVYMINIAFSALAILHLTYLGSVFNSSVDYMEEDEDDITHHTIQKWSELSWTSHWVTFGCWVLYRLIL, encoded by the exons ATGGGTACAGCAGATACCAGCAA TCTAGATATGGGAGGGTTCAGTCGGCAGAAGTTCTTCCAGGAGCTTGCTCATGGCTGCCTGCTGCCTACAGCTCAGCAGGGCCTGGAGCAGGTATGGCAACTGCTGGTTATCTGCCTGCTGTGTCGTCTTCTCTGGATGCTGG GGCTCCCATCCTTTGTGAAACACCTGGGCACAGTAGCAGGAGGTTTCTACACTCTCTATCTCTTCTTTGAGCTTCACATGATCTGGGTGGTCCTCCTCAGCCTTCTCTGCTACCTCTTTCTGTTCCTGTGCCGCCACTCTACCATCAGAGGCACCTTCCTCTCCATCACTGTGCTTATCTACCTGCTGCTGGG GGAGATGCACATGATGGACACAACAAACTGGCACAAGATGAGAG GTTCTCAGATGGTGGTTGCCATGAAAGCCATCTCTCTCGCCTTCGATTTGGACCGAGGTGTTGTGACCAGCGTACCCTCACCTATTGAATTCATGGGCTACATTTACTTTGTGGGCACAGTCATCTTTGGTCCCTGGATCAGCTTCAACAGCTACAAAGAAGCTTTAGAGGGGCGTAAGTTG aGCCTTTCATGGCTTTTAaaggtgtctgtcagctgggTGAAGAGCCAAGTCTGCCTTGTTATTTCCAACTGTGTCGCTCCCTACCTCTTCCCTTATTTCATTCCAGTATATGGAGACAAGCTGCTACGAAG caaaaagaggaggaagatcaG AGGTACTCCAGCAAA GTGGTTGCTGGCGTATGAGAACACCATGTCTTTCCACTTCAGCAATTACTTTGTTGGTTATTTGAGCGAGACTACAACAACACTGGCTGGAGCAGGCTTCACAGAGGAGAAGGACAATCTCAAATG GGATCTGACTGTATCCAAGCCACTGAGTATAGAGTTCCCCCGGTCGATGGTTGAGGTGGTGACGTCGTGGAATCAGCCAATGTCTTCCTTTCTGCACACCT ATGTTTTCAAGAGTGCTCTCAAATTTGGGACGTTCACCGCCATCATGGTGACATATACAGCCAGCGCCTTGCTGCAT GGTTTAAGTTTTCACCTGGGTGCCGTGCTACTATCTCTTGGGTTCATCACGTACGTTGAGCATG tgttgcGGAAGAGGCTTGCAgccatttttaatgcctgtgtcCTCTCGAAGAAATGTCAGCCAAACTGCAGCCACCAGAATAAAAAG aagctGTGGGTATATATGATTAACATAGCATTCAGTGCATTGGCAATTCTTCACCTGACGTACCTGGGCTCTGTGTTCAACTCCAGTGTGGACTACatggaggaggatgag GACGATATAACCCATCATACCATTCAGAAGTGGTCAGAGCTGAGCTGGACTAGCCACTGGGTCACATTCGGATGCTGGGTTTTGTACCGCCTCATTCTCTAA
- the LOC117821572 gene encoding protein-serine O-palmitoleoyltransferase porcupine-like isoform X2: protein MGGFSRQKFFQELAHGCLLPTAQQGLEQVWQLLVICLLCRLLWMLGLPSFVKHLGTVAGGFYTLYLFFELHMIWVVLLSLLCYLFLFLCRHSTIRGTFLSITVLIYLLLGEMHMMDTTNWHKMRGSQMVVAMKAISLAFDLDRGVVTSVPSPIEFMGYIYFVGTVIFGPWISFNSYKEALEGRKLSLSWLLKVSVSWVKSQVCLVISNCVAPYLFPYFIPVYGDKLLRSKKRRKIRGTPAKWLLAYENTMSFHFSNYFVGYLSETTTTLAGAGFTEEKDNLKWDLTVSKPLSIEFPRSMVEVVTSWNQPMSSFLHTYVFKSALKFGTFTAIMVTYTASALLHGLSFHLGAVLLSLGFITYVEHVLRKRLAAIFNACVLSKKCQPNCSHQNKKKLWVYMINIAFSALAILHLTYLGSVFNSSVDYMEEDEDDITHHTIQKWSELSWTSHWVTFGCWVLYRLIL, encoded by the exons ATGGGAGGGTTCAGTCGGCAGAAGTTCTTCCAGGAGCTTGCTCATGGCTGCCTGCTGCCTACAGCTCAGCAGGGCCTGGAGCAGGTATGGCAACTGCTGGTTATCTGCCTGCTGTGTCGTCTTCTCTGGATGCTGG GGCTCCCATCCTTTGTGAAACACCTGGGCACAGTAGCAGGAGGTTTCTACACTCTCTATCTCTTCTTTGAGCTTCACATGATCTGGGTGGTCCTCCTCAGCCTTCTCTGCTACCTCTTTCTGTTCCTGTGCCGCCACTCTACCATCAGAGGCACCTTCCTCTCCATCACTGTGCTTATCTACCTGCTGCTGGG GGAGATGCACATGATGGACACAACAAACTGGCACAAGATGAGAG GTTCTCAGATGGTGGTTGCCATGAAAGCCATCTCTCTCGCCTTCGATTTGGACCGAGGTGTTGTGACCAGCGTACCCTCACCTATTGAATTCATGGGCTACATTTACTTTGTGGGCACAGTCATCTTTGGTCCCTGGATCAGCTTCAACAGCTACAAAGAAGCTTTAGAGGGGCGTAAGTTG aGCCTTTCATGGCTTTTAaaggtgtctgtcagctgggTGAAGAGCCAAGTCTGCCTTGTTATTTCCAACTGTGTCGCTCCCTACCTCTTCCCTTATTTCATTCCAGTATATGGAGACAAGCTGCTACGAAG caaaaagaggaggaagatcaG AGGTACTCCAGCAAA GTGGTTGCTGGCGTATGAGAACACCATGTCTTTCCACTTCAGCAATTACTTTGTTGGTTATTTGAGCGAGACTACAACAACACTGGCTGGAGCAGGCTTCACAGAGGAGAAGGACAATCTCAAATG GGATCTGACTGTATCCAAGCCACTGAGTATAGAGTTCCCCCGGTCGATGGTTGAGGTGGTGACGTCGTGGAATCAGCCAATGTCTTCCTTTCTGCACACCT ATGTTTTCAAGAGTGCTCTCAAATTTGGGACGTTCACCGCCATCATGGTGACATATACAGCCAGCGCCTTGCTGCAT GGTTTAAGTTTTCACCTGGGTGCCGTGCTACTATCTCTTGGGTTCATCACGTACGTTGAGCATG tgttgcGGAAGAGGCTTGCAgccatttttaatgcctgtgtcCTCTCGAAGAAATGTCAGCCAAACTGCAGCCACCAGAATAAAAAG aagctGTGGGTATATATGATTAACATAGCATTCAGTGCATTGGCAATTCTTCACCTGACGTACCTGGGCTCTGTGTTCAACTCCAGTGTGGACTACatggaggaggatgag GACGATATAACCCATCATACCATTCAGAAGTGGTCAGAGCTGAGCTGGACTAGCCACTGGGTCACATTCGGATGCTGGGTTTTGTACCGCCTCATTCTCTAA